In a single window of the Nocardioides sp. L-11A genome:
- a CDS encoding exonuclease domain-containing protein: MSAAPSWHLGHLVGLDTETTSPEPTEARIVTAAIVHVSPTARPRSMQWLIHPQTDIPDEAAEIHGWTLPRLEQRLQGHEALRIYQGQERFLTRDAALFEIAGQAASAMGRETPLIVHNAAFDLTLLEAELERNGIDTLASRPAGIRGVIDPMVLEQHFDRYRKLCYAAPGCDRENRHHECGGCQGSKKYSCGGCGATNRQLSSLCAHYGLVLAGAHDAEADTLGALRLAWKLGTLSPELARLRLQTLHKKQVEWRRDQQFRLKAFFEKVGKPTDDMCPEWPVHLECLRERQAVPA, translated from the coding sequence GTGAGCGCCGCGCCGAGCTGGCACCTGGGTCACCTCGTCGGCCTCGACACCGAGACCACCAGCCCCGAGCCCACCGAGGCCCGCATCGTCACCGCCGCGATCGTCCACGTCTCCCCCACCGCACGACCCCGGTCGATGCAGTGGCTCATCCACCCCCAGACCGACATCCCCGACGAAGCCGCCGAGATCCACGGCTGGACCCTCCCCCGCCTCGAACAGCGACTCCAGGGCCACGAGGCACTCCGGATCTACCAGGGCCAGGAACGGTTCCTCACCCGCGACGCCGCGCTGTTCGAGATCGCCGGCCAGGCCGCGTCCGCCATGGGCCGCGAGACCCCGCTCATCGTCCACAACGCCGCCTTCGACCTCACCCTCCTCGAAGCCGAGCTCGAGCGCAACGGCATCGACACCCTCGCGTCCCGGCCCGCCGGGATCCGCGGCGTCATCGACCCGATGGTCCTCGAGCAGCACTTCGACCGGTACCGGAAGCTCTGCTACGCCGCGCCCGGCTGCGACCGCGAGAACCGGCACCACGAGTGCGGCGGCTGCCAGGGCAGCAAGAAGTACTCCTGCGGCGGCTGCGGCGCCACCAACCGGCAGCTGTCCAGCCTGTGCGCCCACTACGGACTGGTCCTCGCCGGCGCGCACGACGCCGAGGCCGACACCCTCGGCGCGCTGCGGCTGGCGTGGAAGCTCGGCACGCTGTCGCCCGAGCTGGCCCGGCTGCGGCTGCAGACCCTGCACAAGAAGCAGGTCGAGTGGCGGCGCGATCAGCAGTTCCGCCTCAAGGCGTTCTTCGAGAAGGTCGGGAAGCCGACCGACGACATGTGCCCGGAGTGGCCGGTGCACCTGGAGTGCCTTCGCGAGCGTCAGGCGGTGCCGGCATGA
- a CDS encoding AAA family ATPase: MKIVRLTAENVKRLKAVEITPDGTLQVISGRNAQGKTSVLDAIWLALGGGTAARSTPKPVRDGEDHASVTLDLGDLTVTRVWKGGKTTLTVTAADGAKYSGPQGVLDALVGQLSFDPLAFTRLSAREQRDALLDLVDLDVDLARLAEQRKEIFDQRTEVGRQRKALGDVPAPDPDVPAEEISAVDLIDEITRTAEKATRQEQESRQVAEAEQLVARLEGELEEARRRLRGARQAVAFHEPVNELLDGLRAQLAGVEDTNTRIRENAAVRRRAAERDELGDAYDVLTKQIADLDQVKADALAAAVFPVEGLGFDDDGVTYQGVPFAQASSAEQIRVSLAMAMSLNPTLRVIRILDGSLLDADSLALIQEMAAGRDYQVWIERVADGSGMGVVIEDGAVAS; the protein is encoded by the coding sequence ATGAAGATCGTCCGACTCACCGCCGAGAACGTGAAGCGCCTCAAGGCCGTCGAGATCACCCCCGACGGCACCCTGCAGGTCATCTCCGGCCGCAACGCCCAGGGCAAGACCAGCGTCCTCGACGCGATCTGGCTCGCCCTCGGCGGCGGCACCGCCGCCCGCTCCACCCCGAAGCCCGTCCGCGACGGCGAGGACCACGCCTCGGTGACCCTCGACCTCGGCGACCTCACCGTCACCCGGGTCTGGAAGGGCGGCAAGACCACCCTCACCGTGACCGCCGCCGACGGCGCGAAGTACTCCGGCCCCCAGGGCGTCCTCGACGCCCTCGTCGGGCAGCTGTCGTTCGACCCGCTGGCGTTCACCCGGCTCTCCGCGCGCGAGCAGCGTGACGCGTTGCTCGACCTGGTCGACCTCGACGTCGACCTGGCCCGGCTGGCCGAGCAGCGCAAGGAGATCTTCGACCAGCGCACCGAAGTCGGCCGCCAGCGCAAGGCCCTCGGCGACGTCCCGGCGCCCGACCCAGACGTGCCGGCCGAAGAGATCTCCGCGGTCGACCTGATCGACGAGATCACCCGCACCGCCGAGAAGGCGACCCGGCAGGAGCAGGAGTCCCGCCAGGTCGCCGAGGCCGAGCAGCTGGTGGCCCGGCTGGAGGGCGAGCTGGAGGAGGCGCGTCGTCGGCTGCGGGGTGCCCGGCAGGCGGTGGCGTTCCACGAGCCGGTCAACGAGCTCCTCGACGGTCTGCGGGCCCAGCTCGCCGGCGTGGAGGACACCAACACCCGGATCCGCGAGAACGCCGCCGTACGCCGGCGGGCCGCGGAGCGGGACGAGCTCGGTGACGCGTACGACGTCCTGACCAAGCAGATCGCGGACCTCGACCAGGTGAAGGCCGACGCGCTCGCCGCAGCGGTGTTCCCGGTCGAGGGGCTCGGGTTCGACGACGACGGGGTCACCTACCAGGGCGTCCCGTTCGCGCAGGCCTCGTCTGCCGAGCAGATCCGGGTCTCGCTCGCGATGGCCATGAGCCTGAACCCGACGCTGCGGGTGATCCGGATCCTCGACGGGTCGCTGCTCGACGCGGACTCGCTGGCGCTGATCCAGGAGATGGCCGCGGGCCGGGACTACCAGGTCTGGATCGAACGGGTGGCCGACGGCAGCGGGATGGGTGTGGTCATCGAGGACGGGGCGGTGGCGTCATGA
- a CDS encoding helix-turn-helix transcriptional regulator gives MRVIDPKRILKLMAIQDVSARALAQAVGYSSHSYVTRILRGEITTVTPERAARIARFFGVGIDDLFVPRLSSDSGHSVSRRGATKPAGAAVAS, from the coding sequence ATGCGAGTCATCGATCCGAAGCGGATCCTCAAGCTCATGGCCATCCAGGACGTGTCCGCACGAGCCCTCGCCCAGGCCGTCGGGTACTCGTCGCACTCATACGTCACTCGCATCCTCCGGGGCGAGATCACAACGGTGACACCCGAGCGCGCGGCGCGCATCGCGAGGTTCTTCGGCGTGGGCATCGACGATCTTTTCGTGCCTCGACTGTCCAGTGACTCTGGACATTCCGTCTCTCGTCGCGGAGCAACGAAGCCCGCCGGAGCGGCGGTGGCGTCGTGA
- a CDS encoding DUF2510 domain-containing protein codes for MRLFGKKRPRQGQAGWYPHPTLTGQERWWDGERWTSRSRVKGEVKAAQRQHEREVDEVARREQEEARKRLICPHCQTAGHVTVGAARKNHGISGGKATGAILTGGASLFATGLARKGWVTRLSCSNCGMSWEVE; via the coding sequence GTGAGGCTGTTCGGCAAGAAGCGACCGAGGCAGGGTCAGGCCGGCTGGTATCCCCACCCGACACTCACGGGCCAGGAGCGCTGGTGGGACGGCGAGCGGTGGACGAGTCGATCGCGCGTGAAGGGCGAGGTCAAGGCCGCACAACGCCAGCATGAGCGTGAGGTAGACGAGGTCGCGCGACGGGAGCAGGAGGAGGCCCGAAAGCGGCTCATCTGTCCCCACTGCCAGACAGCTGGGCACGTGACCGTCGGCGCGGCGAGGAAGAACCACGGCATCAGCGGGGGCAAGGCGACGGGGGCGATCCTCACGGGCGGAGCGTCGCTATTCGCCACAGGTCTCGCCCGCAAGGGCTGGGTGACTCGCCTGAGCTGCTCGAACTGCGGCATGTCCTGGGAAGTCGAGTAG
- a CDS encoding recombinase family protein, whose translation MRAAIYVRISRDYAGEQLGVQRQQEDCEALAGQLGWQIVDVYIDNDVSATGKKPRPAYQRLLADLRAGTVDAIVAWHADRLYRRAMDLGELVEVCKATNAQVATVNAGSVDLTTPTGRLVAGLLAQVATYEVEHKTERWARSWQQGRELGAPVTNSNRLFGYERDGATVVPTEASVAREMIDRLLAGESQGSVLRWLDDAGIRTTRGKVWRASGLKVYLLNPRIAGWSTHKGEIVAEGNWPAIVDRDRWEQARAFLSSRTRAYVPRKNLLPGLLFCGKCKMRMISGGSTRQAAYRCPSRPNMPGCGGVSVSVRYVEDMVESFAQERLENPVVRRRLTRLRSQPNRGRNKELADLDTRILELEQQLEEPGTPVPTLVRAINRAKARQEELLEDMNTLPRVPLPVQGGPWPEDLGRRRELVELVVSRIEIKPLTKPTRNVFDPDRVVITER comes from the coding sequence ATGCGAGCAGCGATCTACGTCCGGATCAGCCGGGACTACGCCGGAGAGCAGCTCGGCGTCCAGCGCCAGCAGGAGGACTGCGAGGCACTCGCCGGTCAACTCGGCTGGCAAATCGTCGACGTCTACATCGACAACGACGTCTCCGCCACCGGGAAGAAGCCACGCCCGGCCTACCAGCGGCTCCTCGCAGACCTACGCGCTGGGACAGTCGACGCCATCGTCGCGTGGCACGCGGACCGGCTGTACCGGCGCGCGATGGACCTGGGCGAGCTCGTCGAGGTCTGCAAGGCGACCAACGCCCAGGTCGCGACCGTCAACGCCGGCAGCGTCGACCTCACCACCCCGACCGGCCGGCTCGTCGCGGGACTGCTCGCCCAGGTCGCGACGTACGAGGTCGAGCACAAGACGGAGAGGTGGGCCAGGTCGTGGCAGCAAGGCCGCGAACTCGGCGCCCCCGTGACGAACTCGAACCGGCTCTTCGGGTACGAGCGTGACGGCGCGACCGTCGTGCCGACCGAGGCCTCCGTCGCCCGCGAGATGATTGACCGGCTGCTCGCCGGCGAGTCCCAGGGCAGCGTCCTGCGATGGCTCGACGACGCCGGCATCCGCACCACGCGTGGCAAGGTATGGAGAGCCTCGGGACTCAAGGTGTACTTGCTCAACCCGAGGATCGCCGGGTGGTCCACCCACAAGGGCGAGATTGTCGCCGAGGGCAACTGGCCCGCGATCGTCGATCGCGACCGATGGGAGCAGGCGCGCGCCTTCCTGAGCAGCCGCACGCGCGCGTACGTGCCGCGGAAGAACCTGCTGCCCGGGCTCTTGTTCTGCGGAAAGTGCAAGATGCGGATGATCTCGGGCGGGTCGACCCGCCAGGCCGCCTACCGGTGCCCGTCCCGGCCCAACATGCCCGGCTGCGGCGGGGTATCGGTGTCGGTGCGGTACGTGGAGGACATGGTCGAGAGCTTCGCCCAAGAGCGGCTGGAGAACCCCGTCGTACGCCGGCGCCTCACCCGGCTGCGCTCCCAGCCCAACCGCGGGCGCAACAAGGAGCTGGCCGACCTCGACACGCGGATCCTGGAGCTTGAGCAGCAGCTTGAGGAGCCAGGCACCCCCGTGCCCACCCTCGTCCGCGCGATCAACCGAGCGAAGGCCCGCCAGGAAGAGCTGCTCGAGGACATGAACACCCTCCCCCGTGTACCGCTGCCCGTCCAGGGCGGACCGTGGCCGGAGGATCTGGGTCGGCGGCGCGAGCTGGTCGAGCTGGTCGTTTCTCGGATCGAGATCAAGCCGCTGACGAAGCCGACGCGGAACGTCTTCGATCCCGATCGTGTCGTCATCACGGAGAGGTAG
- a CDS encoding ATP-binding protein — protein sequence MRRLACGNWTRAARSNHCTCAETARRAYRARMSGPIVDRIDIVRHVRPGSPASDDPFRPVESSAEVRERVAAARARQRERFAGRSWRLNAHVPSPRLKDTWPLPAPAQQLIDAEVLAGRLSARGAVRVHRLAWTVADVRSVRTGRDLEPGVDEVATALRLRSGQPLDLAMFQQRPGAEGAA from the coding sequence ATTCGACGATTAGCGTGCGGCAACTGGACGAGGGCGGCGCGGTCCAACCACTGCACCTGCGCCGAGACCGCTCGGCGCGCCTACCGGGCCCGGATGTCCGGTCCGATCGTCGACCGGATCGACATCGTGCGCCACGTCCGGCCCGGGTCGCCGGCCAGCGATGACCCCTTCCGCCCCGTCGAGTCGTCGGCCGAGGTGCGCGAACGTGTCGCGGCCGCGCGAGCGCGGCAGCGCGAACGGTTCGCCGGTCGGAGCTGGCGGCTGAACGCCCACGTGCCGAGCCCGCGCCTCAAGGACACCTGGCCGTTGCCCGCCCCCGCCCAGCAGCTGATCGACGCCGAGGTGCTCGCCGGACGGCTCAGCGCCCGCGGAGCCGTCCGGGTCCACCGGCTGGCCTGGACCGTGGCCGACGTCCGCTCGGTGCGCACCGGCCGCGATCTCGAGCCGGGTGTCGACGAGGTCGCGACCGCGCTGCGCCTGCGGTCCGGCCAACCGCTCGACCTCGCGATGTTCCAGCAGCGGCCCGGCGCGGAGGGTGCGGCATGA
- the dprA gene encoding DNA-processing protein DprA: MTVAEEERLARATINLITEPGDVRCLGLTRELGGVRFLEVLREQPDLRPEFLAAAGRLARAHPERVLEEAARREIRFVVPGDDEWPGSLDDLAGAGVLHARGEVPVGLWVRGPLRLDRLGPAVAVVGSRSSTSYGDEVAGEMAAILGAAGRTVVSGAAYGVDYAAHRGAVTAEGRTVAVLACGVDRAYPVAHAAMLDHLGRHHAIVSEAPPGSAPLRVRFLARNRLIAALTDGTVVVEAALRSGALNTASWADRLHRTVMAVPGQVTSAASEGAHELVRSGGATLVTRGEDVLELLGAPGEHLLDVRRAPDGPRDRLTIRARQVLDAVPVASPASAASVARVAGLGTEEVEQLLRGLALDGHVEHMPSGWRLGEEVRSTIDQ; encoded by the coding sequence ATGACCGTCGCCGAGGAGGAACGGCTCGCCCGGGCCACCATCAACCTGATCACCGAGCCGGGCGATGTCCGGTGCCTGGGGCTGACCCGCGAGCTCGGCGGCGTCCGGTTCCTCGAGGTGCTGCGCGAGCAGCCGGACCTGCGCCCGGAGTTCCTCGCGGCCGCCGGACGACTGGCGCGAGCCCACCCGGAGCGGGTCCTCGAGGAGGCCGCCCGGCGCGAGATCCGCTTCGTCGTCCCGGGCGACGACGAATGGCCCGGGTCGCTCGACGACCTCGCCGGCGCCGGAGTCCTGCACGCCCGCGGCGAGGTCCCCGTCGGTCTGTGGGTGCGAGGCCCCCTCCGGCTCGACCGGCTCGGTCCCGCGGTGGCCGTCGTGGGCTCCCGCTCGTCGACCTCCTACGGCGACGAGGTCGCCGGCGAGATGGCCGCCATCCTCGGCGCGGCCGGGCGGACCGTGGTCTCGGGTGCCGCCTACGGCGTCGACTACGCCGCCCACCGTGGCGCCGTCACCGCCGAGGGTCGCACCGTCGCCGTCCTCGCCTGCGGGGTGGACCGGGCCTACCCGGTCGCCCATGCCGCGATGCTCGACCATCTGGGGCGGCACCACGCGATCGTGTCCGAGGCGCCACCCGGGTCCGCGCCGCTGCGGGTCCGCTTCCTGGCCCGCAACCGTCTCATCGCCGCCCTCACCGATGGCACCGTCGTGGTCGAGGCGGCCCTGCGCAGCGGTGCGCTCAACACGGCATCCTGGGCCGACCGGCTGCACAGGACCGTGATGGCGGTGCCCGGCCAGGTCACCAGTGCCGCCTCCGAGGGGGCGCACGAGCTGGTCAGGTCCGGCGGCGCCACACTCGTCACCCGTGGCGAGGACGTGCTCGAGCTGCTGGGCGCGCCCGGCGAGCACCTGCTTGACGTGCGCCGGGCCCCCGACGGCCCGCGGGACCGATTGACCATCCGCGCACGGCAGGTCCTCGATGCCGTCCCGGTCGCGTCGCCGGCGAGCGCCGCCTCGGTCGCCCGGGTCGCCGGGCTCGGGACCGAGGAGGTCGAGCAGCTCCTGCGTGGGCTCGCGCTCGACGGACACGTCGAGCACATGCCGTCGGGCTGGCGGCTGGGAGAGGAGGTGCGTTCTACGATCGATCAATGA
- a CDS encoding tyrosine recombinase XerC: MSDEAAVEDSLPEVFARTLADYERHLVAERDLTPHTVRAYLGDVAGLLDHAGRLGLVEVTELDLRSLRSWLAKQQSLGLSRTTLARRATAARVFTAWLARTGRTVSDVGSALGSPRPHHTLPDVLRVDEAAQLIGAATDLADDGSAVGLRDVAMLELLYATGMRVGELCGLDVDDLDRDRNVVRVLGKGRKERTVPFGQPAAVALDRWLAQGRGLLARGGSGPALFLGARGGRIDQRAVRTLVHRRLAEVPGAPDLGPHGLRHTAATHLLEGGADLRSVQELLGHASLATTQRYTHVTTDRLRRAYQQAHPRA; encoded by the coding sequence ATGAGCGACGAGGCCGCAGTCGAGGACTCCCTGCCGGAGGTGTTCGCGCGCACCCTCGCCGACTACGAGCGTCATCTCGTCGCGGAGCGGGACCTGACGCCCCACACCGTGCGGGCCTATCTCGGCGACGTCGCCGGACTCCTCGACCATGCCGGCCGGCTCGGCCTGGTCGAGGTCACCGAGCTCGACCTGCGCAGCCTGCGCAGCTGGTTGGCCAAGCAGCAGAGTCTCGGCCTGTCGCGCACCACGCTGGCCCGCCGGGCCACTGCTGCCCGGGTGTTCACCGCCTGGCTGGCCCGCACCGGCCGGACCGTCAGCGACGTCGGCTCGGCCCTCGGCTCACCTCGCCCGCACCACACCCTGCCGGACGTCCTGCGGGTCGACGAGGCGGCCCAGCTCATCGGTGCGGCGACCGACCTGGCCGACGATGGCAGCGCCGTGGGGCTGCGCGACGTCGCCATGCTCGAGCTGCTGTACGCCACCGGCATGCGGGTCGGGGAGCTCTGTGGTCTCGACGTCGACGACCTGGATCGCGATCGCAATGTCGTCCGAGTGCTCGGCAAGGGGCGCAAGGAGCGCACCGTCCCCTTCGGCCAGCCGGCCGCCGTCGCGCTCGACCGGTGGCTGGCTCAGGGCCGGGGCCTGCTGGCGCGCGGCGGGTCGGGACCAGCACTGTTCCTCGGTGCCCGCGGTGGTCGGATCGACCAGCGGGCCGTCCGCACGCTGGTGCACCGGCGGCTCGCCGAGGTCCCGGGGGCGCCGGACCTCGGGCCGCACGGACTCCGCCACACCGCGGCCACCCACCTGCTCGAGGGCGGGGCCGACCTGCGCTCGGTGCAGGAGCTGCTGGGCCACGCTTCCCTGGCGACCACGCAGCGCTACACGCACGTCACCACCGATCGACTGCGCCGGGCCTACCAGCAGGCGCATCCGCGGGCATGA
- a CDS encoding type II toxin-antitoxin system VapC family toxin, with product MNVYVDTSAVVKLIAEEAESDALRDYLNGLDPRRVFSSELLVTEVRRAAMRNDVEQSLATEVLESINLFEMTSPLLQHAGLLPDPTLRSLDAIHLATALRHGAEVLVCYDLRLRTAAERQGLVAASPA from the coding sequence GTGAACGTCTATGTCGATACCTCGGCCGTGGTGAAGCTCATTGCCGAGGAGGCTGAGAGCGACGCGCTCAGGGACTACTTGAACGGGCTCGACCCCAGGCGCGTCTTCTCCTCCGAACTCCTCGTGACCGAAGTCCGTCGAGCCGCGATGCGCAACGACGTCGAGCAGAGTCTGGCAACCGAGGTGCTCGAGTCGATCAACCTGTTCGAGATGACCTCTCCCCTGCTGCAGCACGCCGGCCTGCTGCCAGACCCCACGCTTCGCAGTCTGGACGCGATCCATCTGGCGACAGCGCTGCGGCACGGCGCGGAGGTGCTGGTCTGCTACGACCTCCGTCTTCGCACGGCTGCCGAACGACAAGGACTCGTCGCGGCGTCCCCGGCGTGA
- a CDS encoding type II toxin-antitoxin system prevent-host-death family antitoxin, producing the protein MSATIVRSGAVERIPHRELRNNSAAILRRVAAGESFEITNHGEVVAILRQPVADDLWYAEMARPATRSRGWNDIERVRARRPMQEVLDELREDRL; encoded by the coding sequence ATGAGCGCGACGATCGTCAGGAGCGGGGCCGTGGAACGCATTCCCCACCGCGAGCTGCGCAACAACAGCGCCGCGATCCTGCGGCGGGTAGCGGCGGGCGAGTCCTTCGAGATCACCAATCACGGCGAGGTGGTGGCGATCCTGCGTCAGCCCGTCGCGGACGACCTCTGGTATGCCGAGATGGCACGGCCCGCGACGAGGAGCCGAGGTTGGAACGACATCGAGCGCGTCAGGGCGAGACGCCCGATGCAGGAAGTGCTCGACGAGCTTCGCGAGGACCGGCTGTGA
- a CDS encoding M23 family metallopeptidase: protein MTRSLLRPALLPVLLLLQLGLLLPIGPIGPVVPARAAPAGDPVGVWPLEPVPEVVRSFDPPDLPYGAGHRGVDLAGHAGQPVRAALPGVVVFAGPIAGRGVVVVGHGATRTTYEPVAATVGVGAALAAGATIGSLQSSGSHCLPRTCLHWGWIAGQTYLDPLRIVGTGPVRLLPLWRDEPVARAITRPIFATIATPFGANR, encoded by the coding sequence ATGACCCGCTCACTCCTCCGGCCCGCCCTGCTCCCCGTCCTCCTGCTTCTCCAGCTCGGACTGCTCCTCCCCATCGGCCCCATCGGCCCCGTCGTCCCCGCCCGCGCCGCCCCCGCGGGCGATCCGGTCGGCGTCTGGCCGCTCGAGCCGGTGCCCGAGGTCGTGCGCTCCTTCGACCCTCCCGACCTCCCCTACGGCGCCGGGCACCGCGGCGTCGACCTCGCCGGGCACGCCGGCCAGCCGGTCCGCGCCGCCCTTCCCGGCGTCGTGGTCTTCGCCGGCCCGATCGCCGGTCGCGGCGTGGTGGTCGTCGGCCACGGCGCCACCCGCACCACCTATGAGCCGGTGGCCGCGACGGTCGGAGTCGGGGCCGCCCTCGCCGCCGGAGCGACGATCGGCAGCCTGCAGTCGTCCGGGTCGCACTGCCTCCCGCGGACCTGCCTGCACTGGGGCTGGATCGCCGGGCAGACCTACCTCGACCCGCTCCGGATCGTCGGCACCGGCCCCGTCCGCCTGCTCCCCCTGTGGCGCGACGAGCCGGTCGCCCGCGCCATCACCCGACCCATCTTTGCTACGATTGCTACGCCTTTCGGGGCGAACCGATGA
- the rpsB gene encoding 30S ribosomal protein S2 produces MAVVTMRQLLESGVHFGHQTRRWNPKMKRFILTDRNGIYIIDLQQSLAYIDRSYAFVKETVAKGGTIMFVGTKKQAQEAIAEQATRVGMPYVNQRWLGGMLTNFSTVHQRINRLKELDEIDFDDVAGSGRTKKELLQMKRERDKLDKTLGGIREMSRVPSAVWIVDTNKEHLAVEEARKLRIPIIAILDSNCDPDDVDFPIPGNDDAIRAVGLLTRVIADAAADGLMSRSGAGSAASPAAEEPLAEWERELLEGDAAPAAEAAPAEAAAEAAPEAAAEEAPAAEAAAEEAPAADAPAEA; encoded by the coding sequence ATGGCTGTCGTGACCATGCGCCAGCTCCTCGAGAGCGGCGTCCACTTCGGACACCAGACCCGTCGTTGGAACCCGAAGATGAAGCGATTCATCCTCACGGACCGCAACGGCATCTACATCATCGACCTGCAGCAGTCGCTGGCCTACATCGACCGCAGCTACGCCTTCGTCAAGGAGACCGTGGCCAAGGGCGGGACGATCATGTTCGTGGGCACCAAGAAGCAGGCCCAGGAGGCGATCGCCGAGCAGGCGACCCGCGTCGGGATGCCCTACGTCAACCAACGCTGGCTGGGCGGCATGCTCACCAACTTCTCGACGGTGCACCAGCGGATCAACCGCCTCAAGGAGCTCGACGAGATCGACTTCGACGACGTCGCCGGGTCCGGCCGCACGAAGAAGGAGCTCCTGCAGATGAAGCGGGAGCGCGACAAGCTCGACAAGACCCTGGGTGGCATCCGCGAGATGTCCCGGGTCCCGTCGGCCGTGTGGATCGTCGACACCAACAAGGAGCACCTGGCGGTCGAGGAGGCGCGCAAGCTGCGCATCCCGATCATCGCGATCCTCGACTCCAACTGCGACCCGGACGACGTCGACTTCCCGATCCCGGGCAACGACGACGCCATCCGCGCGGTGGGCCTGTTGACCCGCGTCATCGCCGACGCCGCGGCCGACGGCCTGATGTCCCGCTCCGGCGCCGGCTCCGCCGCGAGCCCGGCCGCTGAGGAGCCCCTGGCCGAGTGGGAGCGCGAGCTCCTCGAGGGTGACGCCGCTCCGGCCGCCGAGGCCGCGCCGGCCGAGGCCGCTGCGGAGGCGGCTCCTGAAGCCGCCGCCGAGGAGGCGCCCGCCGCCGAGGCCGCTGCCGAGGAGGCCCCCGCGGCCGACGCTCCGGCCGAGGCCTGA
- the tsf gene encoding translation elongation factor Ts codes for MAFTAADVKKLRELTGAGMMDCKKALDETDGDFDKAVELLRVKGAAKAAARGAERETSAGLVANSGGALVELKSETDFVAKNEEFIKAAQQIADAIAAGKATDTESAKALPLGDSTVGAVVENLAITIGEKIELGNVAYFDGPVAVYLHKRAADLPPAVGVIVEYDGDEAAARGAAMQVAALKAQYLTRDEVPADMVAAEKDVLTKKTIEEGKPEAAVAKIVEGRLGGFFKEIVLLEQESVSESKKTVKAVLDAANTTVKRFARFEVGA; via the coding sequence ATGGCATTCACTGCTGCTGACGTCAAGAAGCTCCGTGAGCTGACCGGCGCCGGAATGATGGACTGCAAGAAGGCGCTCGACGAGACCGACGGCGACTTCGACAAGGCCGTCGAGCTGCTTCGCGTCAAGGGTGCCGCCAAGGCGGCCGCCCGCGGTGCCGAGCGCGAGACGTCGGCCGGTCTGGTGGCCAACTCCGGCGGCGCGCTCGTCGAGCTGAAGTCGGAGACCGACTTCGTCGCCAAGAACGAGGAGTTCATCAAGGCTGCCCAGCAGATCGCCGACGCGATCGCCGCGGGCAAGGCGACCGACACCGAGTCGGCCAAGGCGCTGCCGCTGGGCGACAGCACCGTCGGTGCGGTCGTCGAGAACCTCGCCATCACCATCGGCGAGAAGATCGAGCTCGGCAACGTCGCCTACTTCGACGGCCCGGTCGCGGTCTACCTGCACAAGCGTGCGGCCGACCTCCCGCCGGCCGTCGGCGTCATCGTCGAGTACGACGGCGACGAGGCCGCCGCCCGCGGCGCTGCGATGCAGGTGGCCGCCCTCAAGGCGCAGTACCTCACCCGTGACGAGGTGCCCGCCGACATGGTCGCCGCCGAGAAGGACGTCCTGACCAAGAAGACGATCGAGGAGGGCAAGCCCGAGGCTGCCGTTGCCAAGATCGTCGAGGGCCGTCTGGGCGGCTTCTTCAAGGAGATCGTCCTGCTCGAGCAGGAGTCGGTCTCGGAGTCGAAGAAGACGGTCAAGGCCGTCCTCGACGCCGCCAACACGACCGTGAAGCGTTTCGCCCGCTTCGAGGTCGGCGCCTGA